In Rhodoferax sediminis, the sequence GGGGCATCTGTAAGGTCAAACCGCGTCCATCCAATCTTTTTCCTGATTCTGGAGCTCCATGAAAACTGCTCTCGTCCTCAACGGCCCCAATCTCAACCTGCTCGGCACGCGTGAGCCAGCCGTATACGGCTCGCAAACGCTGGCCGACGTGAAGGCGCTGTGTGTGCAGGCCTGCGCCAGCCACAACCTGGCGCTCGACTTTCGCCAGAGCAATCATGAAGGCGAGCTGATCGACTGGATTCACGAGGCCGGCCGCGCACAGGCCGCGGGCACGCTGGCCGGCGTGGTGCTGAACGCCGGCGCCTACACCCACACCAGCGTTGCACTGCACGACGCCATCAAGGGAGCGGGCGTCACGCTGATCGAGCTGCACATCTCCAACGTGCATGCGCGCGAGGCGTTTCGCCATCACTCCTACATCTCGCCGGCGGCCAAGGCCGTGATGGCCGGGTTCGGGGTGCAAGGGTATGCGCTGGCCATTTCTGGTCTGGCGGGTTTGGCGGGACTTTGAATTAAGTGGCTCATCGTGATTGAGATCA encodes:
- the aroQ gene encoding type II 3-dehydroquinate dehydratase; the protein is MKTALVLNGPNLNLLGTREPAVYGSQTLADVKALCVQACASHNLALDFRQSNHEGELIDWIHEAGRAQAAGTLAGVVLNAGAYTHTSVALHDAIKGAGVTLIELHISNVHAREAFRHHSYISPAAKAVMAGFGVQGYALAISGLAGLAGL